A single window of Pogoniulus pusillus isolate bPogPus1 chromosome 11, bPogPus1.pri, whole genome shotgun sequence DNA harbors:
- the RTKN gene encoding rhotekin isoform X2, with the protein MEVAGRGQRLQMQEKLRILEDLNMLYIRQIAISLQEPEMQRKLERELRLREGALKLLGACSRPEQALEAAKGLLLCNARVLAYMAELQRRKEAQVLRRTARRPSDAGPMDERLPCRGTVCISDLRIPLMWKDTEYFRNKGELHRCAVFCLLQLGAEIHDTPMVLVDRTLTDICFESPVLFSEAGPDFELKVELYSAGLSGGGTQGSTPRKLATRLSTSLGRSSGKRVRAAMDGGPGSPPGNGGTGPLLLPAPNVPGPKFHLLAHAALSLAEVQDGFRTHDLAIASNEESSCWVPLYGSMCCRLAAQPRCMSTPVSTGFLQLQQGSEVQSGTRLYCVLRGTDLLCYRGPDEAEAGLEPALTIAINKETRIRSTEREGRGQPHGMAVTNRYGGEEVTHTLVAESRTEAQRWMEAFWQHFYDMSQWKQCCEELMRIEVPPPRRPPAMLPRQGSLYHEMAIDPSDDIEAVTDILTRRAGTRDPGPPPWLSLFEGPPPRAPSPSPPPRRPWGRPRTLSLDARLSTLKGRGGRRDDPTLHPLPPSSGSSGNCSPAQSRV; encoded by the exons ATGGAGGTAGCGGGGAGGGGGCAACGCCTGCAGATGCAGGAGAAGCTGCGGATCCTGGAGGATCTCAACATGCTTTATATCCGTCAGATCGCCATTAGCCTCCAG GAGCCGGAGATGCAGCGGAAGCTGGAGCGAGAGCTGCGGCTGCGGGAGGGAGCCCTGAAGCTGCTGGGGGCCTGCAGCCGGCCCGAGCAGGCGCTGGAGGCTGCcaaggggctgctgctctgcaacgCCCGAGTGCTGGCATACATGGCGGAGCTGCAGCGCAGGAAGGAGGCGCAGGTGCTGCGGCGGACGGCCCGGCG CCCCTCAGATGCTGGACCCATGGATGAGCGCCTGCCGTGCCGGGGCACTGTCTGCATCTCAG ACCTGCGCATCCCACTGATGTGGAAGGACACGGAGTACTTCAGGAACAAGGGAG AGCTGCACCGCTGCGCTgtgttctgcctgctgcagctgggggccGAGATCCATGACACCCCcatggtgctggtggacaggacCCTCACCGACATCTGCTTCGAGAGCCCTGTCCTCTT CTCAGAGGCCGGCCCCGACTTTGAGCTGAAGGTTGAGCTGTACAGCGCAGGGCTGTCGGGGGGGGGCACGCAAGGCAGCACCCCCCGGAAACTGGCCACCCgcctcagcacctccctgggccgcTCCTCCGGCAAGCGGGTGCGGGCTGCCATGGACGGGGGGCCCGGCAGCCCCCCCGGCAACGGTGGCACTGGgcctcttctgctgccagctcccaacGTGCC TGGCCCCAAGTTCCATCTCCTGGCCCAtgctgccctgtccctggcCGAAGTGCAGGATGGGTTCCGCACCCACGACCTGGCCATCGCCAGCAACG AGGAGAGCTCCTGCTGGGTGCCCCTGTATGGCAGCATGTGCTGCCGCCTGGCTGCCCAGCCTCGCTGCATGTCCACCCCCGTCAGCACCGgcttcctccagctccag caggggtcaGAGGTGCAGAGTGGAACCCGCCTGTACTGCGTCCTGCGTGGCACTGATCTCCTCTGCTACCGTGGCCCTGACGAGGCTGAAGCTGGGCTGGAGCCAGCCCTCACCATTGCCATCAACAAA GAGACCCGGATCCGGTCGACGGAGCGGGAGGGGCGCGGGCAGCCCCATGGCATGGCCGTCACCAACCGGTACGGCGGTGAGGAGGTGACTCACACACTGGTGGCCGAGAGCCGGACAGAGGCACAGAGGTGGATGGAGGCCTTCTGGCAGCACTTCTATGACATGA GCCAGTGGAAGCAGTGCTGTGAGGAGCTGATGCGTATTGAGGTGCCGCCACCACGCCGCCCCCCCGCCATGCTGCCACGCCAGGGCTCGCTCTACCATGAGATGG ctatTGACCCGTCCGACGACATCGAGGCAGTGACCGACATCCTGACACGGAGGGCCGGGACCCGGGACCCGGGACCCCCACCGTGGCTCTCACTCTTTGAGGGACCCCCTCCCcgcgcccccagccccagcccccctcCCCGCCGGCCCTGGGGCCGCCCCCGCACCCTGTCCCTGGACGCTCGGCTCAGCACCTtgaaggggcggggggggcggcGGGATGACCCCAccctgcacccactgccccccagctctggctcctctggcaactgcagcccagcccagtccCGGGTCTGA
- the RTKN gene encoding rhotekin isoform X4, which produces MFCRNQRSRLTVARGSALEMEIRRGHCRLSVLADCPQEPEMQRKLERELRLREGALKLLGACSRPEQALEAAKGLLLCNARVLAYMAELQRRKEAQVLRRTARRPSDAGPMDERLPCRGTVCISDLRIPLMWKDTEYFRNKGELHRCAVFCLLQLGAEIHDTPMVLVDRTLTDICFESPVLFSEAGPDFELKVELYSAGLSGGGTQGSTPRKLATRLSTSLGRSSGKRVRAAMDGGPGSPPGNGGTGPLLLPAPNVPGPKFHLLAHAALSLAEVQDGFRTHDLAIASNEESSCWVPLYGSMCCRLAAQPRCMSTPVSTGFLQLQQQGSEVQSGTRLYCVLRGTDLLCYRGPDEAEAGLEPALTIAINKETRIRSTEREGRGQPHGMAVTNRYGGEEVTHTLVAESRTEAQRWMEAFWQHFYDMSQWKQCCEELMRIEVPPPRRPPAMLPRQGSLYHEMAIDPSDDIEAVTDILTRRAGTRDPGPPPWLSLFEGPPPRAPSPSPPPRRPWGRPRTLSLDARLSTLKGRGGRRDDPTLHPLPPSSGSSGNCSPAQSRV; this is translated from the exons ATGTTCTGCCGTAACCAGCGGAGCCGGCTGACAGTGGCCCGCGGCTCGGCGCTGGAGATGGAGATCCGCCGTGGGCACTGCCGGCTGAGCGTCCTGGCCGACTGCCCGCAG GAGCCGGAGATGCAGCGGAAGCTGGAGCGAGAGCTGCGGCTGCGGGAGGGAGCCCTGAAGCTGCTGGGGGCCTGCAGCCGGCCCGAGCAGGCGCTGGAGGCTGCcaaggggctgctgctctgcaacgCCCGAGTGCTGGCATACATGGCGGAGCTGCAGCGCAGGAAGGAGGCGCAGGTGCTGCGGCGGACGGCCCGGCG CCCCTCAGATGCTGGACCCATGGATGAGCGCCTGCCGTGCCGGGGCACTGTCTGCATCTCAG ACCTGCGCATCCCACTGATGTGGAAGGACACGGAGTACTTCAGGAACAAGGGAG AGCTGCACCGCTGCGCTgtgttctgcctgctgcagctgggggccGAGATCCATGACACCCCcatggtgctggtggacaggacCCTCACCGACATCTGCTTCGAGAGCCCTGTCCTCTT CTCAGAGGCCGGCCCCGACTTTGAGCTGAAGGTTGAGCTGTACAGCGCAGGGCTGTCGGGGGGGGGCACGCAAGGCAGCACCCCCCGGAAACTGGCCACCCgcctcagcacctccctgggccgcTCCTCCGGCAAGCGGGTGCGGGCTGCCATGGACGGGGGGCCCGGCAGCCCCCCCGGCAACGGTGGCACTGGgcctcttctgctgccagctcccaacGTGCC TGGCCCCAAGTTCCATCTCCTGGCCCAtgctgccctgtccctggcCGAAGTGCAGGATGGGTTCCGCACCCACGACCTGGCCATCGCCAGCAACG AGGAGAGCTCCTGCTGGGTGCCCCTGTATGGCAGCATGTGCTGCCGCCTGGCTGCCCAGCCTCGCTGCATGTCCACCCCCGTCAGCACCGgcttcctccagctccag cagcaggggtcaGAGGTGCAGAGTGGAACCCGCCTGTACTGCGTCCTGCGTGGCACTGATCTCCTCTGCTACCGTGGCCCTGACGAGGCTGAAGCTGGGCTGGAGCCAGCCCTCACCATTGCCATCAACAAA GAGACCCGGATCCGGTCGACGGAGCGGGAGGGGCGCGGGCAGCCCCATGGCATGGCCGTCACCAACCGGTACGGCGGTGAGGAGGTGACTCACACACTGGTGGCCGAGAGCCGGACAGAGGCACAGAGGTGGATGGAGGCCTTCTGGCAGCACTTCTATGACATGA GCCAGTGGAAGCAGTGCTGTGAGGAGCTGATGCGTATTGAGGTGCCGCCACCACGCCGCCCCCCCGCCATGCTGCCACGCCAGGGCTCGCTCTACCATGAGATGG ctatTGACCCGTCCGACGACATCGAGGCAGTGACCGACATCCTGACACGGAGGGCCGGGACCCGGGACCCGGGACCCCCACCGTGGCTCTCACTCTTTGAGGGACCCCCTCCCcgcgcccccagccccagcccccctcCCCGCCGGCCCTGGGGCCGCCCCCGCACCCTGTCCCTGGACGCTCGGCTCAGCACCTtgaaggggcggggggggcggcGGGATGACCCCAccctgcacccactgccccccagctctggctcctctggcaactgcagcccagcccagtccCGGGTCTGA
- the RTKN gene encoding rhotekin isoform X6, giving the protein MEQQPEPEMQRKLERELRLREGALKLLGACSRPEQALEAAKGLLLCNARVLAYMAELQRRKEAQVLRRTARRPSDAGPMDERLPCRGTVCISDLRIPLMWKDTEYFRNKGELHRCAVFCLLQLGAEIHDTPMVLVDRTLTDICFESPVLFSEAGPDFELKVELYSAGLSGGGTQGSTPRKLATRLSTSLGRSSGKRVRAAMDGGPGSPPGNGGTGPLLLPAPNVPGPKFHLLAHAALSLAEVQDGFRTHDLAIASNEESSCWVPLYGSMCCRLAAQPRCMSTPVSTGFLQLQQQGSEVQSGTRLYCVLRGTDLLCYRGPDEAEAGLEPALTIAINKETRIRSTEREGRGQPHGMAVTNRYGGEEVTHTLVAESRTEAQRWMEAFWQHFYDMSQWKQCCEELMRIEVPPPRRPPAMLPRQGSLYHEMAIDPSDDIEAVTDILTRRAGTRDPGPPPWLSLFEGPPPRAPSPSPPPRRPWGRPRTLSLDARLSTLKGRGGRRDDPTLHPLPPSSGSSGNCSPAQSRV; this is encoded by the exons ATGGAGCAGCAGCCG GAGCCGGAGATGCAGCGGAAGCTGGAGCGAGAGCTGCGGCTGCGGGAGGGAGCCCTGAAGCTGCTGGGGGCCTGCAGCCGGCCCGAGCAGGCGCTGGAGGCTGCcaaggggctgctgctctgcaacgCCCGAGTGCTGGCATACATGGCGGAGCTGCAGCGCAGGAAGGAGGCGCAGGTGCTGCGGCGGACGGCCCGGCG CCCCTCAGATGCTGGACCCATGGATGAGCGCCTGCCGTGCCGGGGCACTGTCTGCATCTCAG ACCTGCGCATCCCACTGATGTGGAAGGACACGGAGTACTTCAGGAACAAGGGAG AGCTGCACCGCTGCGCTgtgttctgcctgctgcagctgggggccGAGATCCATGACACCCCcatggtgctggtggacaggacCCTCACCGACATCTGCTTCGAGAGCCCTGTCCTCTT CTCAGAGGCCGGCCCCGACTTTGAGCTGAAGGTTGAGCTGTACAGCGCAGGGCTGTCGGGGGGGGGCACGCAAGGCAGCACCCCCCGGAAACTGGCCACCCgcctcagcacctccctgggccgcTCCTCCGGCAAGCGGGTGCGGGCTGCCATGGACGGGGGGCCCGGCAGCCCCCCCGGCAACGGTGGCACTGGgcctcttctgctgccagctcccaacGTGCC TGGCCCCAAGTTCCATCTCCTGGCCCAtgctgccctgtccctggcCGAAGTGCAGGATGGGTTCCGCACCCACGACCTGGCCATCGCCAGCAACG AGGAGAGCTCCTGCTGGGTGCCCCTGTATGGCAGCATGTGCTGCCGCCTGGCTGCCCAGCCTCGCTGCATGTCCACCCCCGTCAGCACCGgcttcctccagctccag cagcaggggtcaGAGGTGCAGAGTGGAACCCGCCTGTACTGCGTCCTGCGTGGCACTGATCTCCTCTGCTACCGTGGCCCTGACGAGGCTGAAGCTGGGCTGGAGCCAGCCCTCACCATTGCCATCAACAAA GAGACCCGGATCCGGTCGACGGAGCGGGAGGGGCGCGGGCAGCCCCATGGCATGGCCGTCACCAACCGGTACGGCGGTGAGGAGGTGACTCACACACTGGTGGCCGAGAGCCGGACAGAGGCACAGAGGTGGATGGAGGCCTTCTGGCAGCACTTCTATGACATGA GCCAGTGGAAGCAGTGCTGTGAGGAGCTGATGCGTATTGAGGTGCCGCCACCACGCCGCCCCCCCGCCATGCTGCCACGCCAGGGCTCGCTCTACCATGAGATGG ctatTGACCCGTCCGACGACATCGAGGCAGTGACCGACATCCTGACACGGAGGGCCGGGACCCGGGACCCGGGACCCCCACCGTGGCTCTCACTCTTTGAGGGACCCCCTCCCcgcgcccccagccccagcccccctcCCCGCCGGCCCTGGGGCCGCCCCCGCACCCTGTCCCTGGACGCTCGGCTCAGCACCTtgaaggggcggggggggcggcGGGATGACCCCAccctgcacccactgccccccagctctggctcctctggcaactgcagcccagcccagtccCGGGTCTGA
- the RTKN gene encoding rhotekin isoform X3 — protein sequence MEVAGRGQRLQMQEKLRILEDLNMLYIRQIAISLQEPEMQRKLERELRLREGALKLLGACSRPEQALEAAKGLLLCNARVLAYMAELQRRKEAQVLRRTARRPSDAGPMDERLPCRGTVCISDLRIPLMWKDTEYFRNKGELHRCAVFCLLQLGAEIHDTPMVLVDRTLTDICFESPVLFSEAGPDFELKVELYSAGLSGGGTQGSTPRKLATRLSTSLGRSSGKRVRAAMDGGPGSPPGNGGTGPLLLPAPNVPGPKFHLLAHAALSLAEVQDGFRTHDLAIASNEESSCWVPLYGSMCCRLAAQPRCMSTPVSTGFLQLQQQGSEVQSGTRLYCVLRGTDLLCYRGPDEAEAGLEPALTIAINKETRIRSTEREGRGQPHGMAVTNRYGGEEVTHTLVAESRTEAQRWMEAFWQHFYDMSQWKQCCEELMRIEVPPPRRPPAMLPRQGSLYHEMALPGPAVPPPACEGLLLQDNAVSAEIRALLSTYYSDSY from the exons ATGGAGGTAGCGGGGAGGGGGCAACGCCTGCAGATGCAGGAGAAGCTGCGGATCCTGGAGGATCTCAACATGCTTTATATCCGTCAGATCGCCATTAGCCTCCAG GAGCCGGAGATGCAGCGGAAGCTGGAGCGAGAGCTGCGGCTGCGGGAGGGAGCCCTGAAGCTGCTGGGGGCCTGCAGCCGGCCCGAGCAGGCGCTGGAGGCTGCcaaggggctgctgctctgcaacgCCCGAGTGCTGGCATACATGGCGGAGCTGCAGCGCAGGAAGGAGGCGCAGGTGCTGCGGCGGACGGCCCGGCG CCCCTCAGATGCTGGACCCATGGATGAGCGCCTGCCGTGCCGGGGCACTGTCTGCATCTCAG ACCTGCGCATCCCACTGATGTGGAAGGACACGGAGTACTTCAGGAACAAGGGAG AGCTGCACCGCTGCGCTgtgttctgcctgctgcagctgggggccGAGATCCATGACACCCCcatggtgctggtggacaggacCCTCACCGACATCTGCTTCGAGAGCCCTGTCCTCTT CTCAGAGGCCGGCCCCGACTTTGAGCTGAAGGTTGAGCTGTACAGCGCAGGGCTGTCGGGGGGGGGCACGCAAGGCAGCACCCCCCGGAAACTGGCCACCCgcctcagcacctccctgggccgcTCCTCCGGCAAGCGGGTGCGGGCTGCCATGGACGGGGGGCCCGGCAGCCCCCCCGGCAACGGTGGCACTGGgcctcttctgctgccagctcccaacGTGCC TGGCCCCAAGTTCCATCTCCTGGCCCAtgctgccctgtccctggcCGAAGTGCAGGATGGGTTCCGCACCCACGACCTGGCCATCGCCAGCAACG AGGAGAGCTCCTGCTGGGTGCCCCTGTATGGCAGCATGTGCTGCCGCCTGGCTGCCCAGCCTCGCTGCATGTCCACCCCCGTCAGCACCGgcttcctccagctccag cagcaggggtcaGAGGTGCAGAGTGGAACCCGCCTGTACTGCGTCCTGCGTGGCACTGATCTCCTCTGCTACCGTGGCCCTGACGAGGCTGAAGCTGGGCTGGAGCCAGCCCTCACCATTGCCATCAACAAA GAGACCCGGATCCGGTCGACGGAGCGGGAGGGGCGCGGGCAGCCCCATGGCATGGCCGTCACCAACCGGTACGGCGGTGAGGAGGTGACTCACACACTGGTGGCCGAGAGCCGGACAGAGGCACAGAGGTGGATGGAGGCCTTCTGGCAGCACTTCTATGACATGA GCCAGTGGAAGCAGTGCTGTGAGGAGCTGATGCGTATTGAGGTGCCGCCACCACGCCGCCCCCCCGCCATGCTGCCACGCCAGGGCTCGCTCTACCATGAGATGG CCCTGCCGGGCCCGGCTGTGCCCCCTCCGGCCTGcgaggggctcctgctgcaggataACGCTGTCTCGGCCGAGATCCGGGCGCTGCTTTCCACCTATTACAGCGACAG ctatTGA
- the RTKN gene encoding rhotekin isoform X5, protein MFCRNQRSRLTVARGSALEMEIRRGHCRLSVLADCPQEPEMQRKLERELRLREGALKLLGACSRPEQALEAAKGLLLCNARVLAYMAELQRRKEAQVLRRTARRPSDAGPMDERLPCRGTVCISDLRIPLMWKDTEYFRNKGELHRCAVFCLLQLGAEIHDTPMVLVDRTLTDICFESPVLFSEAGPDFELKVELYSAGLSGGGTQGSTPRKLATRLSTSLGRSSGKRVRAAMDGGPGSPPGNGGTGPLLLPAPNVPGPKFHLLAHAALSLAEVQDGFRTHDLAIASNEESSCWVPLYGSMCCRLAAQPRCMSTPVSTGFLQLQQGSEVQSGTRLYCVLRGTDLLCYRGPDEAEAGLEPALTIAINKETRIRSTEREGRGQPHGMAVTNRYGGEEVTHTLVAESRTEAQRWMEAFWQHFYDMSQWKQCCEELMRIEVPPPRRPPAMLPRQGSLYHEMAIDPSDDIEAVTDILTRRAGTRDPGPPPWLSLFEGPPPRAPSPSPPPRRPWGRPRTLSLDARLSTLKGRGGRRDDPTLHPLPPSSGSSGNCSPAQSRV, encoded by the exons ATGTTCTGCCGTAACCAGCGGAGCCGGCTGACAGTGGCCCGCGGCTCGGCGCTGGAGATGGAGATCCGCCGTGGGCACTGCCGGCTGAGCGTCCTGGCCGACTGCCCGCAG GAGCCGGAGATGCAGCGGAAGCTGGAGCGAGAGCTGCGGCTGCGGGAGGGAGCCCTGAAGCTGCTGGGGGCCTGCAGCCGGCCCGAGCAGGCGCTGGAGGCTGCcaaggggctgctgctctgcaacgCCCGAGTGCTGGCATACATGGCGGAGCTGCAGCGCAGGAAGGAGGCGCAGGTGCTGCGGCGGACGGCCCGGCG CCCCTCAGATGCTGGACCCATGGATGAGCGCCTGCCGTGCCGGGGCACTGTCTGCATCTCAG ACCTGCGCATCCCACTGATGTGGAAGGACACGGAGTACTTCAGGAACAAGGGAG AGCTGCACCGCTGCGCTgtgttctgcctgctgcagctgggggccGAGATCCATGACACCCCcatggtgctggtggacaggacCCTCACCGACATCTGCTTCGAGAGCCCTGTCCTCTT CTCAGAGGCCGGCCCCGACTTTGAGCTGAAGGTTGAGCTGTACAGCGCAGGGCTGTCGGGGGGGGGCACGCAAGGCAGCACCCCCCGGAAACTGGCCACCCgcctcagcacctccctgggccgcTCCTCCGGCAAGCGGGTGCGGGCTGCCATGGACGGGGGGCCCGGCAGCCCCCCCGGCAACGGTGGCACTGGgcctcttctgctgccagctcccaacGTGCC TGGCCCCAAGTTCCATCTCCTGGCCCAtgctgccctgtccctggcCGAAGTGCAGGATGGGTTCCGCACCCACGACCTGGCCATCGCCAGCAACG AGGAGAGCTCCTGCTGGGTGCCCCTGTATGGCAGCATGTGCTGCCGCCTGGCTGCCCAGCCTCGCTGCATGTCCACCCCCGTCAGCACCGgcttcctccagctccag caggggtcaGAGGTGCAGAGTGGAACCCGCCTGTACTGCGTCCTGCGTGGCACTGATCTCCTCTGCTACCGTGGCCCTGACGAGGCTGAAGCTGGGCTGGAGCCAGCCCTCACCATTGCCATCAACAAA GAGACCCGGATCCGGTCGACGGAGCGGGAGGGGCGCGGGCAGCCCCATGGCATGGCCGTCACCAACCGGTACGGCGGTGAGGAGGTGACTCACACACTGGTGGCCGAGAGCCGGACAGAGGCACAGAGGTGGATGGAGGCCTTCTGGCAGCACTTCTATGACATGA GCCAGTGGAAGCAGTGCTGTGAGGAGCTGATGCGTATTGAGGTGCCGCCACCACGCCGCCCCCCCGCCATGCTGCCACGCCAGGGCTCGCTCTACCATGAGATGG ctatTGACCCGTCCGACGACATCGAGGCAGTGACCGACATCCTGACACGGAGGGCCGGGACCCGGGACCCGGGACCCCCACCGTGGCTCTCACTCTTTGAGGGACCCCCTCCCcgcgcccccagccccagcccccctcCCCGCCGGCCCTGGGGCCGCCCCCGCACCCTGTCCCTGGACGCTCGGCTCAGCACCTtgaaggggcggggggggcggcGGGATGACCCCAccctgcacccactgccccccagctctggctcctctggcaactgcagcccagcccagtccCGGGTCTGA
- the RTKN gene encoding rhotekin isoform X1, which produces MEVAGRGQRLQMQEKLRILEDLNMLYIRQIAISLQEPEMQRKLERELRLREGALKLLGACSRPEQALEAAKGLLLCNARVLAYMAELQRRKEAQVLRRTARRPSDAGPMDERLPCRGTVCISDLRIPLMWKDTEYFRNKGELHRCAVFCLLQLGAEIHDTPMVLVDRTLTDICFESPVLFSEAGPDFELKVELYSAGLSGGGTQGSTPRKLATRLSTSLGRSSGKRVRAAMDGGPGSPPGNGGTGPLLLPAPNVPGPKFHLLAHAALSLAEVQDGFRTHDLAIASNEESSCWVPLYGSMCCRLAAQPRCMSTPVSTGFLQLQQQGSEVQSGTRLYCVLRGTDLLCYRGPDEAEAGLEPALTIAINKETRIRSTEREGRGQPHGMAVTNRYGGEEVTHTLVAESRTEAQRWMEAFWQHFYDMSQWKQCCEELMRIEVPPPRRPPAMLPRQGSLYHEMAIDPSDDIEAVTDILTRRAGTRDPGPPPWLSLFEGPPPRAPSPSPPPRRPWGRPRTLSLDARLSTLKGRGGRRDDPTLHPLPPSSGSSGNCSPAQSRV; this is translated from the exons ATGGAGGTAGCGGGGAGGGGGCAACGCCTGCAGATGCAGGAGAAGCTGCGGATCCTGGAGGATCTCAACATGCTTTATATCCGTCAGATCGCCATTAGCCTCCAG GAGCCGGAGATGCAGCGGAAGCTGGAGCGAGAGCTGCGGCTGCGGGAGGGAGCCCTGAAGCTGCTGGGGGCCTGCAGCCGGCCCGAGCAGGCGCTGGAGGCTGCcaaggggctgctgctctgcaacgCCCGAGTGCTGGCATACATGGCGGAGCTGCAGCGCAGGAAGGAGGCGCAGGTGCTGCGGCGGACGGCCCGGCG CCCCTCAGATGCTGGACCCATGGATGAGCGCCTGCCGTGCCGGGGCACTGTCTGCATCTCAG ACCTGCGCATCCCACTGATGTGGAAGGACACGGAGTACTTCAGGAACAAGGGAG AGCTGCACCGCTGCGCTgtgttctgcctgctgcagctgggggccGAGATCCATGACACCCCcatggtgctggtggacaggacCCTCACCGACATCTGCTTCGAGAGCCCTGTCCTCTT CTCAGAGGCCGGCCCCGACTTTGAGCTGAAGGTTGAGCTGTACAGCGCAGGGCTGTCGGGGGGGGGCACGCAAGGCAGCACCCCCCGGAAACTGGCCACCCgcctcagcacctccctgggccgcTCCTCCGGCAAGCGGGTGCGGGCTGCCATGGACGGGGGGCCCGGCAGCCCCCCCGGCAACGGTGGCACTGGgcctcttctgctgccagctcccaacGTGCC TGGCCCCAAGTTCCATCTCCTGGCCCAtgctgccctgtccctggcCGAAGTGCAGGATGGGTTCCGCACCCACGACCTGGCCATCGCCAGCAACG AGGAGAGCTCCTGCTGGGTGCCCCTGTATGGCAGCATGTGCTGCCGCCTGGCTGCCCAGCCTCGCTGCATGTCCACCCCCGTCAGCACCGgcttcctccagctccag cagcaggggtcaGAGGTGCAGAGTGGAACCCGCCTGTACTGCGTCCTGCGTGGCACTGATCTCCTCTGCTACCGTGGCCCTGACGAGGCTGAAGCTGGGCTGGAGCCAGCCCTCACCATTGCCATCAACAAA GAGACCCGGATCCGGTCGACGGAGCGGGAGGGGCGCGGGCAGCCCCATGGCATGGCCGTCACCAACCGGTACGGCGGTGAGGAGGTGACTCACACACTGGTGGCCGAGAGCCGGACAGAGGCACAGAGGTGGATGGAGGCCTTCTGGCAGCACTTCTATGACATGA GCCAGTGGAAGCAGTGCTGTGAGGAGCTGATGCGTATTGAGGTGCCGCCACCACGCCGCCCCCCCGCCATGCTGCCACGCCAGGGCTCGCTCTACCATGAGATGG ctatTGACCCGTCCGACGACATCGAGGCAGTGACCGACATCCTGACACGGAGGGCCGGGACCCGGGACCCGGGACCCCCACCGTGGCTCTCACTCTTTGAGGGACCCCCTCCCcgcgcccccagccccagcccccctcCCCGCCGGCCCTGGGGCCGCCCCCGCACCCTGTCCCTGGACGCTCGGCTCAGCACCTtgaaggggcggggggggcggcGGGATGACCCCAccctgcacccactgccccccagctctggctcctctggcaactgcagcccagcccagtccCGGGTCTGA